From one Candidatus Latescibacterota bacterium genomic stretch:
- a CDS encoding PorV/PorQ family protein, whose protein sequence is MKRIVLTLFVFLVTMTVPGIVRSQDGTGGTRSIFTLGAGSRAISLGGAFVAVGDDPSVVYYNPAALKLNPYPSIMVNHIQLFSGFADASYDYFGLAWPTLSIGAFGFGLMNVGTGGIREFDSYSVETGEISYRETQMILSYAFDLPWQRFGKFSLGTSVKILNQRIGDYSDTGTGLDIGLLYHQDMVKGLVFGCNIQDIVGAETKLVTIPDKVDRTIMIGVGYNKRFENGSSMNLSVQMDMPERDDNDLRFGAEYNYREYISFRAGFDSESVTAGIGFTWTRYSGDYGFFSREEAGSSHPFSVQARIGDSLEDKMRTEEERRLRSEERRIAEIFAERVAEHIRIAQSNIDDEEFEKALDELKIALEYDPESERAAEMMSSVESRIVEIQTEKTLTAEKSLLINQHFSLGLRYYSENEYILSRAQWKIVLEIDPGNSDASDYLTRTEEKLEEQIAQHKSAAGEHERRNQLAAALGEWNIVRMIDPLNSEALAATERISSRMEELGRNYRAANRRLQTIESFESALKAFSEGRYDDSAILLEEILRRQPDHEEARNLLDRVRRRMTPLTEQQEEEIRQLYIQGMRHFTHKDYPQAIAVWERILEIDPDNESVRRNIEEARQRIDKLK, encoded by the coding sequence ATGAAAAGGATCGTACTTACATTATTTGTATTTCTGGTTACCATGACTGTTCCCGGCATTGTCAGGTCGCAGGATGGAACGGGTGGGACGAGATCAATATTTACTCTGGGTGCCGGGTCCAGAGCGATCTCGCTGGGTGGAGCCTTTGTCGCTGTAGGTGACGACCCTTCGGTCGTCTATTATAACCCTGCAGCGCTTAAGCTTAATCCATACCCGTCGATAATGGTTAATCATATACAGTTGTTTTCCGGGTTTGCAGATGCCAGCTACGACTATTTCGGGCTTGCCTGGCCTACTTTGTCGATAGGGGCGTTTGGTTTTGGGTTGATGAATGTCGGGACTGGAGGAATCAGAGAATTTGACAGTTACAGTGTTGAGACTGGTGAGATCTCTTACAGGGAAACCCAGATGATACTTTCCTATGCTTTTGACCTTCCCTGGCAGAGATTCGGAAAGTTTAGTCTGGGAACATCAGTCAAAATATTAAACCAGCGTATTGGAGATTATTCTGATACAGGTACTGGCCTCGATATCGGACTTCTATATCATCAGGATATGGTCAAAGGCCTGGTTTTCGGATGTAATATCCAGGATATCGTAGGTGCAGAGACGAAGCTTGTGACGATTCCTGATAAGGTTGACAGGACGATCATGATAGGAGTGGGATACAATAAAAGATTCGAAAACGGATCTTCTATGAATCTCTCGGTCCAGATGGATATGCCTGAGAGGGATGATAATGATCTGAGGTTCGGCGCAGAATATAATTATCGTGAATATATCAGTTTCAGAGCCGGGTTCGATTCGGAATCGGTCACTGCTGGCATCGGGTTCACGTGGACCCGGTACAGTGGTGACTACGGTTTCTTCAGCAGGGAAGAGGCTGGAAGTTCGCATCCGTTCTCTGTTCAGGCGAGGATAGGCGATTCGCTTGAAGACAAGATGCGTACGGAGGAAGAAAGAAGACTGAGGAGCGAGGAACGAAGAATAGCAGAGATATTTGCCGAGAGAGTGGCAGAACATATCAGGATCGCTCAGTCCAATATTGATGATGAAGAGTTTGAAAAGGCTCTTGATGAACTCAAAATAGCTCTGGAATACGATCCAGAGAGTGAGAGAGCTGCGGAGATGATGAGTTCGGTAGAATCCAGGATCGTGGAGATTCAGACTGAAAAGACGCTGACAGCCGAAAAATCTCTTCTGATCAATCAGCATTTCAGCCTTGGGCTCAGGTATTATAGTGAAAACGAATATATCCTTTCAAGAGCCCAATGGAAGATTGTCCTCGAGATAGATCCTGGGAACAGTGATGCTTCGGATTACCTCACAAGGACGGAAGAGAAACTCGAAGAACAGATTGCACAGCACAAGTCAGCTGCAGGTGAGCATGAAAGACGTAACCAGTTGGCCGCTGCCCTTGGAGAATGGAATATAGTCAGGATGATCGATCCCTTAAACTCGGAAGCGCTTGCCGCGACTGAGAGGATCAGCTCGAGGATGGAAGAATTGGGCAGGAACTACAGGGCTGCCAACAGGCGACTTCAGACGATCGAATCTTTCGAGAGCGCGTTGAAGGCCTTTAGTGAAGGAAGATACGATGATTCAGCGATTCTTCTTGAGGAAATTCTGAGACGCCAGCCTGACCATGAAGAAGCACGGAATCTCCTGGATAGAGTCAGAAGGCGGATGACCCCGCTGACAGAACAGCAGGAGGAAGAGATCAGACAGCTGTACATACAGGGAATGAGACATTTCACGCATAAGGATTATCCGCAGGCTATCGCTGTTTGGGAGCGAATACTTGAGATCGATCCTGACAATGAAAGCGTGCGCAGGAATATAGAAGAAGCCAGGCAGAGGATAGACAAACTGAAATAG